Proteins encoded within one genomic window of Candidatus Binatia bacterium:
- a CDS encoding glycoside hydrolase family 2 TIM barrel-domain containing protein, with translation MAKRDSGIDGLLGLRAWERPEVQEIGRLPMRPSLVSFADPEAARSRTNAESDSFLSLDGLWKFGLFENPAEVPEAAWQKGRIDRDWEEISLPGAWSLQGWDRPHYTNVQMPFSGEPGEVPSANPTGVHRLRFELPAAMRGRRIILQVGAAESVLHVHLNGYGVGLSKDSKLAAEFDVTEFLETGENLLVLTVVRFSDATFLEDQDDWNFGGIHRDVFLRATAVDGWIEDVCAIADFDPETGKGDLQFSVNIGYPSAAETGWRVETMLRDPRDREVRRGALEAEVPGAPRDWLTAAYGWQGPRAKFAVTLPTVRPWSAETPNLYELVISLIDPEGEIVESVQQRIGFRRVEVGARELRVNGAAVMIAGVNRHDHDDRNGKTHDRDSLRRDLVLMKQHNINAVRTAHYPNDPYFLDLCDELGLYVVDEANCESHARLLSLSHDVRFDAAYLARMTRVAARDRNHCSVIAWSLGNESGAGPIHHAGAAYLRAYDPSRPVMYEGGLGDAFYGGRGNGLSPAEVLSLEDSTTDIVAPMYAAPADIIAWARRDRGEKPLILCEYSHAMGNSNGGLADYWKAFRRYPGLQGGFIWDWADQGLLQQTEDGRPYWAYGGDFGETPNDQTFCLNGLVGPDRSVRPGLLELKKLAQPVAATWAKGRLSVENLDSFRNLDWLEARWELLVEGEVRLRGKLSKLDIAPGASKKFPIGWKAADADPEGALSLLVRFVTRKDTAWADRGHEVGFEQFELQRPRKPRQRVSGGVVTLLSSRGIQIRAGHVLAVVDEKNGALLGVEERGRALLLGGPTASFWRAPVDNEQGHAGRWRALGIDRLERHLQRSSLHESAGGTMTWELEEIWRGTSPGLEIRHEQIARFAESGISFSHEMHLPEGFEDLPRVGVSFVVAPGLDRFRWFGLGPHESYRDRVASTRAGLFESSVAALGVPYVHPQSTGNRTEVRFCALEDRRGQGVRFEPSKPIEVTASHSTEDDLDRARHTTDLISRDEIFLNLDVAARGVGTGACGPDTSPEYRLRAGMHRLAYLLKVQGIPDES, from the coding sequence GTGGCAAAGCGAGATTCAGGAATTGATGGGCTTTTGGGGCTCAGGGCCTGGGAGCGTCCTGAAGTGCAGGAGATCGGACGTCTTCCCATGCGTCCCTCTCTGGTATCTTTTGCGGACCCTGAGGCCGCTCGGAGCCGCACGAATGCTGAGTCCGATTCGTTTCTCTCGCTCGACGGTCTCTGGAAATTCGGCCTCTTTGAAAATCCGGCCGAGGTTCCTGAGGCGGCTTGGCAGAAAGGTCGCATCGACCGTGATTGGGAAGAGATCTCCCTGCCTGGTGCATGGAGCCTCCAGGGTTGGGATCGCCCGCATTATACCAATGTCCAGATGCCTTTTTCGGGAGAACCGGGCGAGGTCCCGTCGGCAAACCCCACTGGCGTTCACCGTCTTCGGTTCGAGTTGCCGGCCGCAATGCGCGGCCGACGAATCATCCTGCAGGTAGGAGCCGCCGAGAGCGTCTTGCATGTGCATCTCAACGGATATGGGGTTGGTCTGTCGAAGGACTCCAAGCTGGCGGCCGAATTCGACGTCACGGAATTTTTGGAAACCGGAGAGAACCTTCTGGTTCTGACAGTGGTTCGGTTCTCGGATGCGACCTTTCTCGAGGATCAGGACGATTGGAATTTTGGTGGGATTCATCGCGACGTTTTTCTCCGCGCCACCGCTGTCGATGGTTGGATCGAGGATGTTTGTGCGATTGCCGATTTCGATCCGGAGACGGGCAAGGGGGATCTGCAATTCTCAGTGAATATCGGCTATCCGAGTGCCGCCGAAACGGGTTGGCGGGTAGAAACCATGCTGCGCGATCCGCGAGACCGCGAAGTCCGCCGCGGCGCGCTCGAGGCCGAGGTGCCGGGGGCGCCTCGTGATTGGCTGACAGCAGCCTATGGCTGGCAGGGGCCGCGGGCGAAGTTTGCCGTCACACTCCCGACCGTTCGACCGTGGTCGGCCGAAACGCCGAACCTCTACGAACTGGTGATTTCCCTCATCGACCCCGAGGGCGAAATTGTCGAGTCGGTGCAACAGCGAATCGGTTTCCGCCGGGTTGAAGTGGGCGCTCGAGAGCTGCGCGTGAATGGAGCTGCGGTAATGATCGCCGGTGTCAATCGACACGATCATGATGATCGCAACGGGAAAACGCATGACCGAGACAGTTTGCGTCGCGATCTCGTCTTGATGAAGCAGCATAATATAAATGCGGTCCGGACCGCGCATTACCCCAATGACCCTTACTTTCTCGATCTCTGCGATGAGTTGGGCCTCTATGTGGTGGACGAGGCGAATTGCGAGTCGCACGCCCGGTTACTGAGCCTCAGTCATGACGTACGTTTCGACGCGGCCTACCTTGCCCGGATGACCCGAGTTGCGGCACGGGATCGCAATCATTGTTCGGTGATCGCATGGTCTCTGGGCAATGAATCGGGCGCCGGGCCGATTCACCATGCGGGTGCCGCTTATTTGCGTGCTTACGATCCTTCACGACCCGTCATGTACGAAGGTGGGTTGGGAGACGCCTTCTACGGTGGTCGGGGCAACGGTCTTTCGCCCGCCGAGGTCTTGTCTCTGGAAGATTCCACGACCGATATTGTCGCCCCGATGTATGCAGCACCGGCAGATATCATTGCCTGGGCCCGTCGCGACCGCGGCGAGAAGCCGCTGATTCTTTGCGAGTACTCGCATGCCATGGGGAATTCGAATGGCGGACTCGCGGACTATTGGAAAGCGTTTCGGCGCTATCCGGGTTTGCAGGGCGGGTTTATTTGGGATTGGGCCGATCAGGGGCTTCTGCAACAAACCGAAGACGGACGTCCCTATTGGGCTTATGGTGGAGACTTCGGAGAGACTCCGAACGATCAGACGTTTTGTCTCAATGGACTCGTCGGACCGGATCGATCGGTGCGACCGGGTCTGCTGGAGTTGAAGAAGCTTGCCCAACCGGTTGCGGCGACCTGGGCAAAAGGCCGGCTCTCGGTCGAGAATCTGGATAGCTTCCGGAATCTCGATTGGTTGGAGGCGCGGTGGGAACTTCTGGTGGAAGGTGAAGTTCGGTTGCGCGGCAAGCTCTCAAAGTTGGACATAGCACCGGGCGCGAGCAAGAAATTCCCGATCGGGTGGAAGGCTGCCGATGCGGATCCCGAGGGGGCGTTGTCCTTGTTGGTTCGTTTTGTGACTCGCAAAGATACAGCATGGGCCGATCGCGGGCATGAGGTGGGCTTTGAGCAGTTCGAGTTGCAACGGCCCCGGAAGCCGCGGCAGAGGGTCTCGGGTGGCGTCGTGACTCTCTTGTCCTCGCGGGGAATCCAGATCCGCGCGGGCCATGTGCTTGCAGTGGTCGACGAAAAAAACGGCGCCCTCCTCGGCGTCGAAGAGCGGGGCCGTGCGCTTCTGCTCGGCGGTCCTACCGCGTCGTTCTGGCGAGCACCCGTGGATAACGAGCAGGGCCATGCGGGTCGTTGGCGCGCTCTTGGAATTGATCGACTGGAGCGCCACTTGCAGCGCTCGAGCTTGCACGAATCGGCCGGGGGGACCATGACCTGGGAGCTGGAGGAGATCTGGCGTGGTACTTCTCCCGGACTTGAGATCCGACACGAGCAGATCGCTCGCTTTGCTGAATCCGGCATCTCGTTCAGCCACGAGATGCATTTGCCGGAGGGTTTCGAAGACCTGCCCCGGGTCGGCGTTTCTTTTGTGGTGGCTCCGGGTCTGGATCGGTTCCGCTGGTTTGGCCTCGGACCGCATGAATCCTATCGGGATCGGGTCGCGAGCACGCGAGCGGGACTGTTCGAGAGTTCGGTTGCGGCGCTGGGGGTTCCCTATGTGCATCCCCAGTCCACCGGGAATCGAACCGAGGTCCGCTTTTGTGCACTCGAGGATCGCCGCGGGCAGGGGGTTCGTTTCGAGCCATCCAAACCGATCGAAGTCACGGCGAGCCACTCGACGGAAGACGATCTCGACCGGGCCCGGCATACGACCGACCTGATCTCCCGGGACGAGATTTTCCTGAACCTCGATGTCGCCGCCAGGGGCGTGGGAACAGGAGCTTGCGGCCCGGATACGAGCCCCGAGTATCGATTGCGAGCAGGGATGCATCGGCTTGCCTATCTCTTGAAGGTTCAGGGAATTCCCGATGAGTCGTGA
- a CDS encoding glycosyltransferase family 39 protein gives MNRTNPSGTAVGPWRYEIAALLILVVAALLRFWGLDGGLPHLMTRPDEELIVLQTRLPAMGNFYLEWPGQHPGIPSAYIYLLWAWGEIGLRLLQLVGQAPAGDYLTVLNEAPDRLLLTERFFSACAGTATVAVLMWATRREFGNRAALLAGLILATSVFHVRDSHSAKSDVALGLFAILSLGLLAPLARRLNRRGVYMAGLSIGMAMAMKLPGVLLLLPAWLACIKGSRGQGLRRIFPAEIFLLTAVALLFFVITSPDFILNQETLNKILQIPALAFSQMVTPSEAPLVEAGLPEVARPSAWRGFLYHYEFSLRYALGLPLLVLLPVALLWAFFSRRPLATLGAIFFIVSYLVFAPSHAMLSRYMTPVLPVAALLLAGVSIACVDRLRFLPSWSRVLALLLLSVFFIREPLAASVRFDQLMSVPDTRVSAQKWLVTNTFVGDRVALSGATGWFWGDPQVPPGRVIVRPAFESGGLSSLAADYLVVHDHPLFSSTADWEAVAALGDRVQLVEEINPFRDNAEEAIYEQQDAFYFPTRGYQAVRAPGPLIRIYTIGPPEASSGSSGSTKPGRAR, from the coding sequence ATGAACAGGACCAACCCCTCGGGTACGGCAGTCGGCCCATGGCGCTATGAAATCGCGGCTCTGCTGATTCTGGTTGTTGCCGCCCTGTTGCGCTTTTGGGGACTCGACGGGGGCCTGCCGCATTTGATGACCCGACCCGACGAAGAGCTTATTGTTCTGCAGACGCGCCTGCCGGCGATGGGCAATTTTTATCTGGAGTGGCCCGGACAACATCCGGGTATACCGAGTGCTTATATCTATTTGCTCTGGGCCTGGGGCGAGATCGGCTTGCGTCTTCTGCAGTTGGTCGGACAGGCACCTGCAGGCGATTATCTGACCGTTTTGAACGAGGCTCCCGACCGCCTTTTGCTGACCGAGAGGTTCTTCTCGGCATGCGCGGGAACGGCAACGGTCGCGGTTCTGATGTGGGCGACACGCCGGGAATTCGGGAATCGGGCAGCGCTCCTCGCCGGTCTGATTCTGGCGACGTCCGTTTTTCATGTGCGCGATTCGCACTCTGCAAAATCTGATGTCGCGCTGGGCTTGTTTGCGATCCTCTCGCTCGGACTTCTCGCGCCGCTCGCACGTCGCCTGAACCGTCGCGGCGTTTATATGGCGGGCTTGTCCATTGGCATGGCGATGGCGATGAAGTTGCCCGGCGTGCTGCTCCTTCTGCCCGCCTGGCTTGCCTGTATTAAAGGAAGCCGGGGACAGGGCTTGCGGCGGATATTTCCTGCGGAGATCTTTTTACTCACCGCAGTAGCGCTTCTGTTTTTTGTGATCACTTCGCCGGACTTCATCTTGAATCAGGAAACTCTGAACAAGATTCTGCAGATTCCCGCTCTCGCGTTTTCGCAAATGGTGACGCCATCGGAAGCGCCTCTGGTCGAGGCGGGTCTTCCGGAGGTCGCGCGACCCTCAGCCTGGCGGGGCTTTCTCTACCATTATGAGTTTTCCTTGCGTTACGCGTTGGGCCTACCGCTTCTGGTTCTCTTGCCTGTCGCCCTGCTCTGGGCATTTTTCTCCAGGCGGCCGCTGGCCACTCTGGGTGCGATTTTCTTTATCGTCTCCTATCTGGTGTTCGCACCCTCCCATGCGATGCTGTCCCGATATATGACGCCGGTCCTTCCGGTCGCGGCACTTTTGCTGGCCGGCGTTTCGATTGCATGTGTGGACCGCCTGCGATTCTTGCCTTCCTGGTCAAGGGTGTTGGCCCTTCTGCTGTTGTCTGTCTTTTTCATCCGCGAGCCGCTTGCGGCATCTGTTCGTTTTGACCAATTAATGTCGGTTCCGGATACTCGCGTGTCCGCACAGAAGTGGTTGGTGACGAATACTTTTGTCGGAGACCGAGTCGCCTTGTCGGGTGCGACGGGCTGGTTTTGGGGGGATCCTCAGGTGCCACCGGGGCGAGTAATCGTTCGTCCGGCCTTCGAGAGTGGAGGCTTGTCGAGCCTTGCTGCTGATTATCTGGTGGTTCATGACCATCCGCTTTTTTCGTCCACGGCCGACTGGGAGGCGGTCGCGGCGTTAGGGGATCGCGTGCAGCTGGTCGAGGAAATCAATCCGTTTCGCGACAATGCGGAAGAGGCCATCTACGAGCAGCAAGATGCCTTCTATTTCCCGACGCGCGGTTATCAGGCGGTTCGCGCCCCGGGCCCACTGATCCGAATTTACACAATCGGCCCTCCCGAGGCCTCGAGCGGATCGAGCGGATCGACGAAACCGGGCCGCGCTCGATGA
- a CDS encoding glycosyltransferase family 39 protein: MSERSQAKGVADQRNFGIAAALVVIGAAILRLWGLEGGLPHLMTRPDEEIIVLQTRLPAMGNFYLEWPGQHPGIPSAYIYLLWAWGEVGLRVLQFFGQAPAGDYLAVLNQAPDRLLLTERFFSACAGTATVAILMWVARREFGNRAALLAGLILATSVFHVRDSHSAKPDIALGFFVILSLGLLAPLARDLSRRGVCLAGLSVGMAMAMKPPGILLLLPAWLACIQGSRQIGWRRILPAEIFILTAISGIFFVATSPDFVFNPETAEKLLAIPGFVLPMLSGTAPPGQDAVEAAEKVLMWPGLFYHYEFSLRYAFGLPLVILLPVALLWGIFSHHQIAQISSWFFLLAYLVFGTSPVLLSRYMTPLLPVAALLLGGMLALAVDRLARRQEAIRALVLPMVMVAVLWEPFMASVRFDRLMSVTDTRVQATRWLADNTDKGDRVALSGAVFWTWGDPQIPRGRPVVRINAAGDAGTPPSIDYLVVHDFPLFSSSADWDLVRSFGGTARLAFEIDPFLENATEVIYENDDAFYLPTRGFRGVRAPGPLIRIYAVENQPARSPTEPVE; this comes from the coding sequence GTGTCGGAGCGGAGTCAGGCAAAAGGCGTCGCAGATCAGCGGAACTTCGGGATCGCTGCTGCGCTGGTCGTGATCGGTGCGGCCATTCTGCGCTTATGGGGACTCGAGGGCGGTCTGCCCCATCTCATGACCCGACCGGACGAAGAGATTATTGTTCTGCAAACGCGCTTGCCCGCCATGGGCAACTTTTATCTGGAGTGGCCCGGACAGCACCCGGGGATTCCCAGCGCCTACATCTATTTACTTTGGGCCTGGGGTGAGGTTGGGCTGCGCGTCCTGCAATTCTTCGGGCAGGCACCTGCCGGCGACTATCTGGCGGTGTTGAACCAGGCGCCCGATCGGCTTCTTCTGACCGAGAGGTTCTTTTCGGCGTGTGCTGGGACCGCGACGGTCGCGATTCTGATGTGGGTCGCGCGGCGTGAGTTTGGCAATCGTGCGGCCCTGCTGGCGGGACTGATCCTCGCAACGTCGGTTTTCCATGTTCGGGATTCTCATTCAGCCAAGCCGGATATTGCGCTCGGTTTTTTTGTAATATTGTCTCTGGGCCTGCTCGCCCCACTGGCCCGCGATCTGAGCCGGCGTGGTGTTTGCCTCGCCGGCCTGTCGGTCGGGATGGCGATGGCGATGAAGCCCCCGGGGATTCTTCTCCTGTTGCCGGCCTGGTTGGCGTGCATTCAGGGGAGCCGTCAGATCGGTTGGCGACGAATTCTTCCAGCCGAGATTTTTATCCTCACGGCCATATCCGGGATATTTTTTGTCGCGACTTCTCCGGACTTTGTTTTCAATCCCGAGACAGCAGAGAAACTTCTCGCCATTCCGGGGTTCGTTTTGCCCATGCTTTCGGGGACCGCACCTCCCGGACAAGATGCCGTGGAAGCAGCCGAAAAGGTCCTGATGTGGCCGGGGCTTTTTTATCATTACGAGTTCTCCTTGCGCTATGCGTTCGGCCTGCCCTTGGTGATTCTTTTGCCGGTCGCTCTTCTCTGGGGAATTTTTTCGCATCACCAGATCGCCCAGATCAGTTCCTGGTTTTTCCTGCTCGCGTATCTGGTCTTCGGTACCTCGCCTGTATTGCTCTCGCGTTATATGACGCCACTGCTTCCGGTGGCGGCTCTTCTTCTGGGAGGAATGCTGGCCTTGGCCGTGGATCGTCTGGCACGCCGACAGGAGGCTATTCGAGCACTCGTTTTGCCGATGGTCATGGTTGCCGTCCTCTGGGAGCCTTTCATGGCGTCGGTGCGTTTTGATCGATTGATGTCCGTCACCGATACGCGGGTCCAGGCGACCCGCTGGCTTGCAGACAATACCGACAAGGGTGATCGCGTGGCTCTATCGGGGGCTGTCTTCTGGACGTGGGGTGACCCCCAAATTCCGCGTGGTCGGCCTGTGGTGCGGATCAATGCAGCGGGCGATGCCGGTACACCGCCCTCGATCGATTATCTCGTCGTTCATGACTTCCCGCTCTTCTCGTCCTCGGCGGACTGGGATTTGGTACGTTCGTTTGGCGGAACGGCTCGACTCGCTTTCGAGATCGATCCGTTTCTGGAGAATGCGACCGAGGTAATCTACGAAAACGACGATGCGTTTTATCTGCCTACCCGCGGGTTTCGGGGGGTGCGAGCACCGGGGCCACTGATTCGTATATATGCGGTCGAGAATCAACCGGCACGGTCACCGACGGAACCGGTTGAATGA